The following proteins are co-located in the Pyricularia oryzae 70-15 chromosome 1, whole genome shotgun sequence genome:
- a CDS encoding 40S ribosomal protein S21 has product MENDKGEIVDLYVPRKCSATNRIIKAQDHASVQISIAKVDENGRAVQGENHVYALCGFVRAMGEGDDALNRLTQRDGLLKNVFSAVR; this is encoded by the exons ATGGAGAACGACAAGGGAGAGATCGTCGACCT TTACGTCCCCCGCAAGTGCTCGGCCACCAACCGCATCATCAAGGCCCAGGACCACGCTTCGGTTCAGATCTCCATCGCCAAGGTTGACGAGAACGGCCGTGCCGTCCAGGGCGAGAACCATGTCTACGCTCTCTGCGGTTTCGTCCGCGCCATGGGcgagggtgacgatgccCTGAACAGGCTGACCCAGAGGGACGGTCTCCTCAAGAACGTCTTCAGCGCTGTCCGATAA
- a CDS encoding structure-specific endonuclease subunit SLX4, which produces MTTPRFLPSSPPGQARSDLYTTLVSSSPDLPSINELVSRYAKKPKPLRSGSNAASIPTTATTTFTTAAKLLQSAQAEQADLVETLPPPRAKTKAKPKQKDPPEVVDLSPDLPVNIPEPQPERRKARKTANGVTKKKRGGGEESVADDATNEITTPTKNQPWKFFKSPSPRTTSDLEITGFQEVAATTAPVTTSTTDLTKGTASAQNKVTKSRVRKTSSAASRKKKAETVSRHFAVPDDVSTAPEPITVPDDAPEEQLFNLEPAVARRLDWTPPRETNTADLCPVSSNAKEVTSTLDGALSAAPAAVQNVFLTLQDKFAYPVEQVARRPDSPSKELGPPPEVIKKRKVIQLVGPSNDSKIPNQASPVKSKAPKKKPRTITDLATAAYTTEGKQSNAPAKKGTLTSYLEGQGEQVFQHCHPDSRLRKPERKRKPKGRGQVLLSPLSAIDQSARQDFVFGTSSQLAQEHSPTFLRDLHAALRQSNDFSDDPFASPIMAAPQGRKLWTAGARGEEGDLMNIEVIDLVDSPAFPDDPDAIVRAEMQKSPSRSEPKGIKNRRTPMVNLDSSEIDISEPHARDLESANSAEHTLKTQASKSTHFASTTPPRPTKITMVPACENTAEPPIVASDVDSDNEPPPSNQQAYQMPPPPRPVVPEETAIPRPNFEVMTDTQLSKQVSSYGFKSVKKRSAMIALLNQCWESKAGATGAAGQSSAFATTSRTSAPRGPRGKTSTAAAAAKSPTKRPVGRPRKNSVGASGDVTVVEATTPVKRPRGRPKKNAKAEASPDMMQNIAASMPPTVAAAVKTPRRRKKAATQPAVEILDSDGEAGLSPSPSLSPEPVFSSPEKDSVDVSIGEHTTMSLAVTPTAQQAELFTRITRAVKSAPRSTDPDKPSWHEKMLMYDPIVLEDLAAWLNSGQLDRVGYDGEVAPADVKMWCESKSICCLWRMSYRGRERKRL; this is translated from the coding sequence ATGACCACGCCCCGCTTTCTCCCGTCATCGCCTCCCGGTCAAGCGAGGTCGGACCTCTACACAACATTGGTCTCCTCTTCTCCTGATTTGCCTTCGATTAATGAGCTGGTCTCGCGTTATGCAAAGAAGCCAAAGCCGCTTCGATCTGGCAGCAACGCTGCCTCGATCCCCACAACCGCAACGACGACTTTCACCACTGCAGCCAAGTTGCTACAGTCAGCGCAAGCAGAACAAGCCGATTTAGTCGAAACCCTGCCTCCACCGAGggcaaaaacaaaagccaAGCCGAAACAAAAAGATCCACCCGAGGTCGTTGATCTGTCGCCAGATCTTCCGGTCAATATACCGGAGCCTCAGCCTGAGAGGCGCAAGGCTAGGAAAACTGCAAATGGAGTGactaagaaaaaaagggggggaggGGAGGAGTCGGTTGCAGATGATGCTACAAATGAGATCACAACGCCAACAAAAAATCAACCTTGGAAATTTTTCAAATCCCCTTCGCCAAGAACAACTTCCGATCTGGAGATTACTGGTTTTCAAGAAGTGGCCGCCACAACTGCACCTGTGACAACAAGCACTACGGACCTAACAAAGGGCACAGCTTCTGCTCAAAACAAAGTGACCAAGTCGAGAGTACGGAAAACATCATCAGCAGCCTCTCGGAAAAAGAAAGCCGAGACTGTAAGTAGGCACTTTGCTGTACCTGATGACGTCTCGACTGCTCCAGAACCCATCACAGTCCCCGACGATGCTCCTGAGGAGCAGTTGTTCAACCTTGAGCCGGCAGTCGCGAGGCGCTTGGATTGGACACCTCCACGCGAGACAAACACGGCGGATCTTTGTCCTGTCTCATCCAACGCCAAGGAAGTCACATCGACCTTGGACGGCGCCCTTTCTGCAGCTCCGGCGGCTGTCCAAAACGTTTTCCTTACACTACAAGACAAGTTTGCCTATCCCGTAGAACAGGTCGCAAGACGACCAGACTCGCCAAGCAAAGAACTGGGCCCGCCGCCAGAAGTAATCAAGAAACGAAAAGTGATACAGCTTGTTGGGCCCTCAAATGATAGTAAAATTCCCAACCAAGCGTCTCCAGTCAAGTCAAAGGCACCCAAAAAGAAACCGAGGACCATCACAGATCTTGCCACAGCAGCATACACAACTGAGGGCAAGCAGTCAAATGCCCCAGCCAAGAAAGGGACTCTTACAAGCTATCTTGAAGGGCAAGGGGAGCAAGTCTTTCAACACTGCCACCCAGATTCCAGATTACGAAAGCcggaaaggaaaagaaagccaAAGGGGCGTGGGCAGGTGCTCTTATCTCCTCTGTCAGCAATTGATCAATCCGCACGACAAGACTTTGTCTTTGGGACTTCAAGTCAATTAGCACAGGAGCATTCGCCGACTTTTCTGAGAGATCTACACGCCGCACTCAGGCAGTCGAACGACTTTAGCGACGATCCGTTCGCGAGTCCTATAATGGCAGCGCCACAGGGCCGAAAATTGTGGACTGCGGGAGCTCGTGGTGAAGAGGGCGATCTTATGAACATCGAAGTCATTGATCTGGTCGACTCTCCCGCCTTCCCGGATGATCCCGATGCTATAGTTCGTGCAGAGATGCAGAAAAGCCCCAGCAGGTCTGAACCTAAAGGTATCAAGAACAGACGAACCCCGATGGTCAACCTCGATTCCTCCGAAATTGACATTTCAGAACCACATGCTCGAGATTTAGAATCAGCCAACTCAGCTGAGCACACATTAAAAACCCAGGCCTCAAAATCTACACATTTTGCGTCTACCACACCACCTAGACCTACTAAAATTACAATGGTTCCAGCATGTGAAAATACTGCAGAACCCCCTATAGTCGCATCAGATGTTGATTCAGACAACGAACCTCCTCCGAGCAATCAGCAGGCCTATCAGATGCCTCCACCGCCTAGACCGGTCGTACCTGAGGAGACCGCGATTCCTCGGCCCAACTTTGAGGTTATGACAGATACCCAATTGTCGAAGCAGGTTTCCAGCTACGGATTCAAGTCAGTCAAGAAACGATCTGCCATGATCGCGTTACTCAATCAGTGCTGGGAAAGCAAAGCCGGAGCAACGGGTGCGGCAGGCCAATCTAGTGCTTTTGCCACTACGAGCCGAACGTCGGCCCCTCGCGGGCCTCGTGGGAAGACGAGTACTGCTGCAGCTGCGGCCAAGTCACCAACCAAAAGGCCTGTAGGTCGGCCGAGAAAAAACAGCGTCGGAGCATCTGGTGACGTAACAGTAGTTGAAGCCACGACACCAGTCAAACGACCCCGCGGCAGGCCTAAAAAGAACGCAAAAGCGGAGGCTAGTCCAGATATGATGCAGAACATAGCCGCGTCTATGCCACCCACGGTGGCTGCCGCAGTTAAAACGCCTCGGCGGCGCAAAAAGGCAGCAACGCAACCGGCGGTGGAGATTTTGGATTCGGATGGTGAGGCTGGACTTTCCCCCAGCCCATCGTTGTCCCCGGAACCAGTCTTTTCTTCCCCAGAGAAGGACAGTGTCGACGTTTCAATAGGAGAACACACAACGATGTCGCTCGCGGTTACACCTACCGCTCAACAGGCCGAGCTGTTCACACGCATCACACGTGCAGTGAAGAGTGCACCGCGGTCGACGGATCCTGATAAACCATCGTGGCACGAAAAGATGCTCATGTATGATCCAATTGTTCTGGAGGATTTGGCGGCTTGGCTAAATTCTGGGCAATTGGACCGTGTAGGCTATGATGGGGAGGTTGCACCTGCTGATGTAAAGATGTGGTGCGAAAGCAAGAGTATTTGCTGTTTGTGGCGCATGAGTTATCGCGGAAGGGAGAGAAAACGACTATGA